A single Terriglobales bacterium DNA region contains:
- a CDS encoding S41 family peptidase codes for MCAKKAFIYVAIALAGLLTTAGWSQQQQISGRERGQILDMLRDIADDVRKHYYDPKFHGVDWDAAVKEARQKIDKAETMNLALAEIAAALDTLHDSHTFFVPPQRPYRHDYGWQPQMIGDRCYVVRVRPNSDADAKDVRPGDEVLAINGYTPIRDNLWKIQYMFNILRPQPGLHLNLRDPRGGESQVDVAAKITELVHVRDLTGNGIWPLLREIENEEHLMRIRYAEVSDDLMVLKFSSFFFSESELDNIIGKARKHKALILDLRGNPGGSVDTLAYLIGHIFENNVKIADRVGRDTRKPQVVKVIGHNHFSGKLVVLVDSQSASAAEIFARLVQIEKRGVVLGDQTSGSVMEAKEYSYQIGMGTVVFFGASITDADLIMTDGKSLEHTGVTPDEIVLPTAADLANERDPVLAHAAETLGVQLTPEQAGKMFPYEWPQQ; via the coding sequence ATGTGCGCGAAGAAGGCATTTATCTATGTGGCGATTGCGCTCGCCGGACTGCTTACGACTGCGGGATGGTCACAGCAACAGCAGATATCTGGTCGTGAGCGTGGCCAGATACTAGATATGCTGCGTGACATCGCCGACGACGTTCGCAAACACTACTACGACCCGAAGTTCCATGGGGTGGACTGGGACGCAGCGGTCAAAGAAGCCAGGCAGAAGATTGATAAAGCGGAGACCATGAACCTGGCGCTTGCCGAGATCGCGGCAGCGCTGGATACCCTGCACGACTCCCACACCTTTTTTGTTCCTCCGCAGCGTCCTTACCGCCACGACTACGGCTGGCAGCCTCAAATGATCGGCGACCGCTGCTATGTTGTCCGTGTGCGTCCCAACAGCGACGCCGATGCCAAAGATGTAAGGCCCGGAGACGAGGTGCTGGCGATCAACGGCTATACCCCAATTCGGGACAATCTCTGGAAAATACAATATATGTTCAACATCCTACGCCCGCAGCCCGGGCTGCATCTGAATCTGCGCGACCCCAGGGGCGGCGAGAGTCAGGTTGATGTAGCGGCAAAAATCACGGAACTTGTGCATGTCAGGGATCTGACCGGCAACGGCATCTGGCCTCTTCTACGTGAGATAGAAAACGAAGAACATCTCATGCGAATCCGTTACGCCGAAGTGAGTGATGACCTGATGGTCCTGAAGTTTTCCAGCTTCTTCTTTTCCGAATCGGAATTGGACAACATCATTGGCAAAGCGCGTAAACATAAAGCGCTAATTTTGGATTTGCGCGGTAATCCCGGCGGCAGTGTGGATACACTTGCGTATCTGATCGGCCACATATTTGAAAATAATGTGAAGATCGCCGACCGGGTTGGGCGAGATACAAGGAAACCTCAGGTCGTCAAGGTCATTGGCCATAACCATTTCAGCGGCAAGCTGGTTGTGCTTGTGGATAGCCAGTCCGCCTCGGCGGCAGAGATTTTTGCGCGCCTGGTTCAGATTGAAAAACGGGGAGTAGTCCTTGGCGACCAAACTTCGGGCAGCGTCATGGAAGCCAAGGAATACAGTTACCAGATCGGTATGGGAACCGTTGTCTTCTTCGGCGCATCCATCACTGACGCCGATCTTATTATGACCGACGGCAAGAGCCTTGAGCATACAGGGGTAACACCAGATGAGATTGTTCTGCCCACTGCTGCTGATCTGGCAAATGAACGCGATCCAGTCCTGGCCCATGCCGCTGAGACGCTTGGAGTCCAACTCACGCCAGAACAAGCTGGAAAGATGTTCCCCTACGAGTGGCCCCAACAGTAG